Proteins found in one Verrucomicrobiota bacterium genomic segment:
- a CDS encoding transposase has product MAPADPGRLYWFSDEQWRQIEAVFPRPHGKKGFAQAVPNRQACEAVLFRARTGCPWRDLPAVYGPWHTIYMRWRRSCGGRRARARRPG; this is encoded by the coding sequence ATGGCGCCGGCCGACCCCGGCCGGCTTTACTGGTTTAGCGACGAGCAGTGGCGCCAGATCGAAGCGGTGTTCCCCCGGCCCCACGGCAAAAAAGGCTTTGCCCAAGCCGTGCCCAATCGCCAGGCCTGCGAAGCCGTGCTCTTCCGCGCCCGCACGGGTTGCCCCTGGCGCGATCTGCCGGCCGTCTACGGCCCGTGGCACACCATCTACATGCGTTGGCGCCGCTCTTGTGGAGGCCGGCGTGCCCGAGCGCGCCGCCCAGGCC